A window of Nitratireductor kimnyeongensis genomic DNA:
GCGAAGGCGCCAATGGCGGTGTGCGACACATCGATGCCGCCGGAGGCAAGAACCATCATAACGCCGAGTGCGAATATGCCGGTGACAAGCCCGTTGCGCGCCAGGTCGATCAGAGTCGACGGCGTGAAGAAAGCCGGGTTCAGCAGGCCCAGGACAACGGCGAACAAAACCGCGACAAGGAACACGATGCCCTGCGGGGTTGCAAAGATGCGGGCAAGGGCGCTCATGTCCTGTCCTCCCTGATCACTTCATCATAGAGTGTGTCTTCGTCCACCGTTGCGGCATCGAAACTCGCGGTGATGCGTCCGCGCACCATCACCAGAATACGGTCGGACAGCGCGATTGCCTCGGGTATGTCATCGGTGACCACCATCACGGCGGTGCCACTGCGGCTGAGCGAGACAAGCAATTCGTGGATCTCCCGCTTGGAACCGACATCGACACCCACCGTGGGCCCATTGAGGATGAGCAGTCTCGGTGCGCGTTCCATCCAGCGGGCAAGAACCACGCGCTGCTGGTTGCCGCCCGAAAGAGTTGCCACGGCCGGTGTGACGTCCGGCGTCTTGATCCGGAGGTTCTTCACCGCCTTGCGGGCGCGATCCAGCAGCGCGGTGGCATTGACGATGCCGAAGCTCGTGGATTTTTCCAGGCTCGAAACGGTTATGTTGTCGCCGATGGGCTGGTTGAGAAAGAGCCCTTCGGTCAGGCGGTCCTCCGGCACATAGGCGATGCCGTGAGCGATGGCGTCGTGCTGGCTGCCGAATTTGACGGTTTCACCCTCGATCTGGATGCGACCGGCATCCGGGTTCATGTAGCCGAAAAGCGTCTGTGCGAGTTCGGTGCGGCCCGAGCCAAGCAGGCCGACCACGGAGACGATCTCGCCCGGCCTCAGTTCCAGTTCCACCTCGGAGAAGTCTCCGCGACGGCCAAGACTGGATGCGGCCAGAAACGGCGGGTGAAGCGGGCTCTCTTCTCTGGGAAGGCGCTGGCTGTCCACGGAGCGGCCGGTCATGGCCTCCACCAGGCGCCCGGCGTCAAACTCGCCTATGGGGCCTTCCACCACGACGGAACCGTCACGCAATACGGTGACCGTGTCGCAGACGGCGAAGACCTCTTCGATCTTGTGGCTGACAAAGAGAAAGGAAACACCATCCTTCTTGAGAGCGTCGACAATCTCAAGAAGATGGGCCACCTCGCTGCGTGTAAGCGCTGTGGTCGGTTCGTCCATGACGATGATGCGCGCCTCATTGGCGAGTGCGCGGGCGATTGCCACCAATTGCTTGGAGGCGACGGGAAGAAGCTCCACCGGCGCATCGGGATCGATCTCCACCTGCATGCGCTTCAGTGTCTCGACGGCCTGTCTCCTGCGTGCGCGCGCCCTGTGGACCGCGTCCCCGGCGGTCACCGAGCGCAGGAAGCCGATATTCTCCCACACGGTGAGATTGGGGAAGAGCGAGAAATCCTGATAGATGACGGAGAGCCCGGCGGAGATCGCCCGCATGGGATCGTTCTTCAGGGTTTCTCCATTGAGGGTCACAGTTCCGGCATCCGCCTGCACGACACCGGACAGGATCTTGATCAGCGTCGATTTGCCGGAACCGTTTTCGCCGGCGAGACACCGCACCTCTCCCTCGCGCAGTTCCAGATTGACGTCTTCCAGCACGCGCACGGGACCATAGGCCTTGCGGATGTCTCGCATCTGCAGAATGGGCGCGCCTGGGTTCGCTTCCTCGTTCATGGGCAATCTCTTGTGTTCAGGCAAAGCCGCCGGGCATGGGTGCCCGGCGGCGTTTGAAACGGAAGGCGCGCAAGCGTCCGCCGGTCCTGAGACCAGGACCGCAGGCCGGCTGCGCATGTCTTCCCCTTCCGCTCATGTCGTCGATGTCCAAGCCTTAGAAGTCGTACTCGTCCATGTTCTCCGTGGTCACGTCCACCCAGGCCTGACCATAGAGCACCTTGCCGTCGAGCTTGATCTCGTTATAGCCCTCGACGCCGAGATCCATGCCGTCCGTTACCTCTTCACCCGCGATGGCCATGGAGGCAACCTTGTTCATGGCGATGCCGGCCTTCGCCGGATCCCAGAACGAGATCATGTCGATGGCGCCTGTCTCCAGATAGGGACCCGCGACCGAGACGAGGCTCGTGCCAACAATCTTGACCTTGCCGTCGAGACCGGCTTCTTCCACTGCCAGGGCTGCGCCCACGACATCTTCACCAGCCGAGCCCTGAATACCCTTCAGGTTCGGATAGGTGCGCAGGAGCTCCTTGGTCTTCTGATAGGCGGTCTGCTGCTGTTCGTTGCTCTCCAGCTTGTCGGTGACAAGCTTCATGTCCGGGTATTTTTCTTTCTGGTACTCGATGGCCGCGTCCACCCACTCATTGTGGGTCTTGGCTGTCAGGTGGCCGACGAAGACGGCATATTCGCCCTCACCGCCCATGGCCTGCGCCAGAGCTTCCATCAGGTGACGGCCATAAGCCGCATTGTCGAAGGCTTCCACGTCATAGGTGACGTTTTCGAGGCTGGACGCTTCGTGACCGATCACCTTGATGCCGGCATCGAGTGCCTTGCCGAGCACCGGCTCAAGCGCCTCTGGCGAGTTCGGAACGACGGTGATGGCGTCGACCTTCTTCGCGATAAGGTCTTCGATCATTTGCACCTGCAGGGCGGCGTCGGCAGAGGCCGGGCCCACCTGCGTGGCGTCATGCCCCGTCTCCGAAGCATATTCCGCGACACCATCTTCCATGCGGTTGAACCAGGCAATACCGGAGAGCTTCACCACCGTCACGATGGTGTGCTTGGCGTCCTGCGCGTGGGTAACGGCGCCGGCCCCGACGATCAGCGCGGCGCCAAGCGCCACTCCGGCGGTGAGTTTCCTTAAGTTCAAAGCCATGAGACTCCTCCTGTTACAGTTTGTCAGTGCCCCGACGGCCGGCATGGCCGCCTGTCAGGCTTCATCGGACGCCCGTTTTTCCGTTCCCCTCATGAGATCGTTGTTGCGGGCGTACAATTCCTTGAAAGTGCGATAGCGCGCGTCGTAGATGACGCGATTCTTCTGCTCGGGCGCAATGGATCGTTCTACCGGGTTCCATCGGCGAATGTCTTCGCGCCCGGCAGCGCCGACGGCCACGGCTGCCAGAAACGCATTGCCGAAGGCCGCGCCAACCGTGTTGGCTGCAACCTCCTGAACCTTGCCGCTGGCATCCGAGATAGCCTGCGACCACACGGCATTCTTGGTGCCGCCACCCACGGCAGCGATCCGGGCCAGGCCGGCGCCTGCTTCTTCATAGGTCTCGATGACCGAAGCCACGCCATAGGCGATGCCTTCCAGAAACCCGCGATAGACATCTGCCCTTGTGTGGGTGAGGTCGAGCCCGAAGATCATGCCGCGCGCATGGGGGTCGTGAATAGGGGTGCGCTCTCCCGAGAAATAGGGAAGCACCACGATCCCGTTTGCGCCCACCGGCGCGCGCGCTGCTTCTTCGGCCAGGAGCCGCAGCGCCTCGCTCTCATCCAGTTCGCGCGCAAACTGCTCCTGAAACCAGCGTGTGAGCGTGCCGCTCGTCGATGTGCCGGACATGCAGGCATGCTGACCCTCGAAGAGCCACGGCGCATACCAGAGCCGCCCATCTTCGACACGGTGATCGGTCACCAGAATGATGAACATGGTCGAGCCGTACATCATCATCATCTCGCCGGTGCCGAGAACCCCGACGCTGACAGCTTCCGATGCCGCATCGATGGTGCCCGCCGTGACCGGTGTTCCCGGCGCAAGTCCGGTTTCTTTCGCCGCCTGTTCCGTGACATGGCCGGCAATCTCGGTGCTCCACAGGAGCTCGGGAAGGCGTTCCGGTTCGATAATGCGCTCGGCATACCGGTCGGACCATCGGTTGGTGCGGATGTCATAGAGCGGGCTGGAGGACGACGCGGAA
This region includes:
- a CDS encoding sugar ABC transporter ATP-binding protein, coding for MNEEANPGAPILQMRDIRKAYGPVRVLEDVNLELREGEVRCLAGENGSGKSTLIKILSGVVQADAGTVTLNGETLKNDPMRAISAGLSVIYQDFSLFPNLTVWENIGFLRSVTAGDAVHRARARRRQAVETLKRMQVEIDPDAPVELLPVASKQLVAIARALANEARIIVMDEPTTALTRSEVAHLLEIVDALKKDGVSFLFVSHKIEEVFAVCDTVTVLRDGSVVVEGPIGEFDAGRLVEAMTGRSVDSQRLPREESPLHPPFLAASSLGRRGDFSEVELELRPGEIVSVVGLLGSGRTELAQTLFGYMNPDAGRIQIEGETVKFGSQHDAIAHGIAYVPEDRLTEGLFLNQPIGDNITVSSLEKSTSFGIVNATALLDRARKAVKNLRIKTPDVTPAVATLSGGNQQRVVLARWMERAPRLLILNGPTVGVDVGSKREIHELLVSLSRSGTAVMVVTDDIPEAIALSDRILVMVRGRITASFDAATVDEDTLYDEVIREDRT
- a CDS encoding autoinducer 2 ABC transporter substrate-binding protein; the encoded protein is MALNLRKLTAGVALGAALIVGAGAVTHAQDAKHTIVTVVKLSGIAWFNRMEDGVAEYASETGHDATQVGPASADAALQVQMIEDLIAKKVDAITVVPNSPEALEPVLGKALDAGIKVIGHEASSLENVTYDVEAFDNAAYGRHLMEALAQAMGGEGEYAVFVGHLTAKTHNEWVDAAIEYQKEKYPDMKLVTDKLESNEQQQTAYQKTKELLRTYPNLKGIQGSAGEDVVGAALAVEEAGLDGKVKIVGTSLVSVAGPYLETGAIDMISFWDPAKAGIAMNKVASMAIAGEEVTDGMDLGVEGYNEIKLDGKVLYGQAWVDVTTENMDEYDF
- a CDS encoding FGGY-family carbohydrate kinase, with the translated sequence MDCYLGIDIGTFETKGVLADAEGRILATAKRRHDMIVPQPGWAEHDAEKDWWGDFCVISKELIATAGIVPGDIKAVAASGIGPCMLPVDEEGTPLMNAVLYGVDTRAAEEIEELTAEIGEETLLVECGNALSSQSVGPKILWLKKNRPEIYARTHKVMNSSSFLVHRLTGRFVIDHYSASSSSPLYDIRTNRWSDRYAERIIEPERLPELLWSTEIAGHVTEQAAKETGLAPGTPVTAGTIDAASEAVSVGVLGTGEMMMMYGSTMFIILVTDHRVEDGRLWYAPWLFEGQHACMSGTSTSGTLTRWFQEQFARELDESEALRLLAEEAARAPVGANGIVVLPYFSGERTPIHDPHARGMIFGLDLTHTRADVYRGFLEGIAYGVASVIETYEEAGAGLARIAAVGGGTKNAVWSQAISDASGKVQEVAANTVGAAFGNAFLAAVAVGAAGREDIRRWNPVERSIAPEQKNRVIYDARYRTFKELYARNNDLMRGTEKRASDEA